One stretch of Arachis hypogaea cultivar Tifrunner chromosome 20, arahy.Tifrunner.gnm2.J5K5, whole genome shotgun sequence DNA includes these proteins:
- the LOC112785246 gene encoding pre-mRNA-splicing factor ATP-dependent RNA helicase DEAH1 isoform X3, with the protein MVISRKEMERQVKRRTSPGEDTGSEVSEEERLKDQREKEELEQHLKERDAAGTRKLTEQKLTRREEEEAIRRSTAQEQDDIQALRKVSRQEYLKKREEKKLEELRDDIEDEQYLFEGVKLTEAEYRELRYKKEIYELVKKRSEEADNVNEYRMPEAYDQEGGVNQEKRFSVAMQRYRDTNAEEKMNPFAEQEAWEEHQIGKATLKYGSKNKKQAADDYQFVFEDQIDFIKASVMDGDNFDYEEMEDSLEKSRAKSALEALQEERKKLPIYPYRDELLQAVRDHQVLVIVGETGSGKTTQIPQYLHEAGYTKQGMIACTQPRRVAAMSVAARVSQEMGVKLGHEVGYSIRFEDCTSEKTILKYMTDGMLLREFLGEPDLASYSVVMVDEAHERTLSTDILFGLVKDISRFRPDLKLLISSATLDAEKFSDYFDSAPIFKIPGRRYPVEINFTKAPEADYLDAAIVTSLQIHVTQPPGDILVFLTGQEEIETAEEILKHRTRGLGTKIAELIICPIYANLPTELQAKIFEPTPEGARKVVLATNIAETSLTIDGIKYVIDPGFCKMKSYNPRTGMESLLVTPISKASAMQRAGRSGRTGPGMCFRLYTAYNFHNDLDDNTVPEIQRTNLANVVLTLKSLGIHDLLHFDFMDPPPAEALLKALELLFALSALNKLGELTKVGRRMAEFPVDPMLSKMIVASEKYKCSDEIISIAAMLSVGNSIFYRPKDKQVHADNARMNFHTGNVGDHIALLKVYNSWKETNYSTQWCYENYIQVRSMKRARDVRDQLAGLLERVEIELTSNSSDLDAIKKSITSGFFPHSARLQKNGSYRTVKHPQTVNIHPSSGLAQVLPRWVVYHELVLTTKEYMRQVTELKPEWLVEIAPHYYQLKDVEDAGSKKMPRGEGRAQ; encoded by the exons ATG GTAATTTCAAGAAAGGAAATGGAGAGACAAGTTAAGAGACGAACTTCTCCCGGTGAAGATACTGGATCAGAGGTG TCAGAAGAAGAAAGATTAAAAGATCAAAGAGAGAAGGAGGAACTAGAGCAACATCTGAAAGAAAGAGATGCAGCAGGGACCCGGAAG TTGACTGAACAAAAATTGACAAGAAGGGAAGAAG AAGAGGCAATTCGAAGATCTACTGCACAAGAGCAGGATGATATTCAAGCTTTGAG AAAGGTTTCAAGGCAAGAATACTTGAAGAAAAGGGAGGAGAAGAAGTTAGAAGAACTGAG AGATGATATAGAAGATGAACAATATTTGTTTGAGGGCGTGAAGCTTACCGAAGCAGAATATCGTGAGCTTAG ATACAAGAAAGAAATATATGAACTTGTAAAGAAACGGTCAGAGGAGGCTGACAATGTCAATGAG TATAGGATGCCAGAAGCTTATGATCAGGAAGGTGGTGTTAATCAGGAGAAGAGATTTTCTGTGGCTATGCAACGTTACAG GGATACAAATGCTGAGGAGAAAATGAACCCATTTGCTGAACAAGAGGCATGGGAGGAACACCAAATCG GAAAGGCAACGCTAAAGTAtggttcaaaaaataaaaaacaagccGCCGATGACTATCA GTTTGTTTTCGAGGACCAGATTGATTTTATCAAGGCATCAGTGATGGATGGAGATAAT TTTGATTATGAAGAAATGGAAGATTCACTTGAAAAGTCCAGAGCAAAGTCAGCTTTAGAGGCACTTCAG GAGGAGAGGAAAAAGTTGCCCATTTATCCTTATCGGGACGAATTGCTCCAAGCCGTGCGTGATCATCAG GTGCTTGTAATTGTTGGAGAAACTGGTTCTGGAAAGACCACACAGATTCCCCAATATCTTCATGAGGCTGGCTACACAAAGCAAGGAATG ATTGCATGTACCCAACCACGGCGTGTTGCAGCTATGAGTGTTGCTGCTCGTGTTTCTCAAGAAATGGGTGTTAAGCTAGGACATGAG GTTGGTTACTCTATCCGGTTCGAGGACTGTACATCGGAGAAGACTATTCTGAAATATATGACTGATGGAATGTTGTTGAGGGAATTCCTTGGTGAACCTGATCTGGCAAGTTACAG TGTTGTCATGGTGGATGAGGCTCATGAAAGGACACTCTCAACTGATATTTTGTTTGGATTAGTAAAG GATATTTCTCGTTTCCGGCCTGATCTTAAGTTGCTGATATCTAGTGCTACACTAGATGCAGAGAAGTTCAGTGACTACTTTGATTCTGCTCCAATATTTAAAATTCCAGGGAGACGGTATCCTGTTGAAATAAACTTTACAAAAGCACCAGAAGCTGACTATTTAGATGCAGCTATTGTCACATCACTTCAAATCCATGTCACTCAACCTCCTGGTGATATCTTGGTGTTCCTTACTGGTCAAGAAGAAATTGAAACTGCTGAAGAAATCTTAAAGCATCGAACTAGAGGCTTGGGCACAAAAATTGCCGAGTTAATAATATGCCCTATATATGCCAACCTACCAACTGAGCTACAGGCTAAAATATTTGAACCCACACCTGAAGGGGCAAGAAAGGTTGTCCTTGCAACTAATATTGCTGAAACATCGTTGACAATTGATGGGATCAAGTATGTCATTGATCCAGGATTCTGTAAGATGAAAAGTTATAATCCAAGAACAGGAATGGAGTCCTTATTGGTAACACCCATCTCAAAAGCTTCAGCAATGCAAAGAGCTGGGCGTTCTGGAAGAACAGGACCTGGGATGTGCTTCCGATTGTATACTGCATATAACTTTCACAATGATCTAGATGATAACACTGTTCCAGAAATACAACGGACTAACCTGGCAAATGTAGTGTTGACTTTGAAAAGTCTTGGTATTCATGACTTGCTTCACTTTGACTTTATGGATCCTCCACCTGCAGAGGCATTATTGAAAGCCCTAGAGCTTCTGTTTGCATTAAGTGCACTAAATAAACTGGGTGAGTTAACAAAGGTTGGAAGACGGATGGCAGAGTTCCCAGTTGATCCTATGTTGTCAAAAATGATTGTAGCTTCAGAAAAGTACAAGTGTTCAGATGAGATCATTTCTATTGCTGCTATGCTTTCTGTTGGGAACTCGATTTTTTATCGTCCAAAGGATAAACAAGTCCATGCAGACAATGCAAGGATGAACTTTCACACTGGAAATGTTGGAGACCATATTGCATTGCTAAAG GTCTACAACTCATGGAAGGAGACCAACTATTCAACACAATGGTGCTATGAAAATTATATACAG GTAAGGAGTATGAAACGGGCTAGGGATGTCCGTGATCAACTCGCAGGTCTTCTAGAGCGGGTTGAGATTGAACTAACGTCAAATTCTAGCGATTTGGATGCCATCAAGAAATCCATAACATCTG GATTTTTCCCACATTCTGCACGACTGCAAAAGAATGGATCATATCGAACTGTTAAACATCCACAGACTGTTAACATACATCCTAGTTCGGGGCTGGCACAG gttcttccaagatgggttgtataTCATGAACTAGTGCTTACAACCAAAGAATATATGAGACAG GTCACTGAATTAAAGCCAGAGTGGTTGGTGGAGATAGCTCCTCACTATTACCAGCTCAAGGATGTTGAAGACG CTGGTTCCAAGAAAATGCCCCGTGGAGAAGGACGTGCACAATAG
- the LOC112785246 gene encoding pre-mRNA-splicing factor ATP-dependent RNA helicase DEAH1 isoform X4 produces the protein MVISRKEMERQVKRRTSPGEDTGSESEEERLKDQREKEELEQHLKERDAAGTRKLTEQKLTRREEEEAIRRSTAQEQDDIQALRKVSRQEYLKKREEKKLEELRDDIEDEQYLFEGVKLTEAEYRELRYKKEIYELVKKRSEEADNVNEYRMPEAYDQEGGVNQEKRFSVAMQRYRDTNAEEKMNPFAEQEAWEEHQIGKATLKYGSKNKKQAADDYQFVFEDQIDFIKASVMDGDNFDYEEMEDSLEKSRAKSALEALQEERKKLPIYPYRDELLQAVRDHQVLVIVGETGSGKTTQIPQYLHEAGYTKQGMIACTQPRRVAAMSVAARVSQEMGVKLGHEVGYSIRFEDCTSEKTILKYMTDGMLLREFLGEPDLASYSVVMVDEAHERTLSTDILFGLVKDISRFRPDLKLLISSATLDAEKFSDYFDSAPIFKIPGRRYPVEINFTKAPEADYLDAAIVTSLQIHVTQPPGDILVFLTGQEEIETAEEILKHRTRGLGTKIAELIICPIYANLPTELQAKIFEPTPEGARKVVLATNIAETSLTIDGIKYVIDPGFCKMKSYNPRTGMESLLVTPISKASAMQRAGRSGRTGPGMCFRLYTAYNFHNDLDDNTVPEIQRTNLANVVLTLKSLGIHDLLHFDFMDPPPAEALLKALELLFALSALNKLGELTKVGRRMAEFPVDPMLSKMIVASEKYKCSDEIISIAAMLSVGNSIFYRPKDKQVHADNARMNFHTGNVGDHIALLKVYNSWKETNYSTQWCYENYIQVRSMKRARDVRDQLAGLLERVEIELTSNSSDLDAIKKSITSGFFPHSARLQKNGSYRTVKHPQTVNIHPSSGLAQVLPRWVVYHELVLTTKEYMRQVTELKPEWLVEIAPHYYQLKDVEDAGSKKMPRGEGRAQ, from the exons ATG GTAATTTCAAGAAAGGAAATGGAGAGACAAGTTAAGAGACGAACTTCTCCCGGTGAAGATACTGGATCAGAG TCAGAAGAAGAAAGATTAAAAGATCAAAGAGAGAAGGAGGAACTAGAGCAACATCTGAAAGAAAGAGATGCAGCAGGGACCCGGAAG TTGACTGAACAAAAATTGACAAGAAGGGAAGAAG AAGAGGCAATTCGAAGATCTACTGCACAAGAGCAGGATGATATTCAAGCTTTGAG AAAGGTTTCAAGGCAAGAATACTTGAAGAAAAGGGAGGAGAAGAAGTTAGAAGAACTGAG AGATGATATAGAAGATGAACAATATTTGTTTGAGGGCGTGAAGCTTACCGAAGCAGAATATCGTGAGCTTAG ATACAAGAAAGAAATATATGAACTTGTAAAGAAACGGTCAGAGGAGGCTGACAATGTCAATGAG TATAGGATGCCAGAAGCTTATGATCAGGAAGGTGGTGTTAATCAGGAGAAGAGATTTTCTGTGGCTATGCAACGTTACAG GGATACAAATGCTGAGGAGAAAATGAACCCATTTGCTGAACAAGAGGCATGGGAGGAACACCAAATCG GAAAGGCAACGCTAAAGTAtggttcaaaaaataaaaaacaagccGCCGATGACTATCA GTTTGTTTTCGAGGACCAGATTGATTTTATCAAGGCATCAGTGATGGATGGAGATAAT TTTGATTATGAAGAAATGGAAGATTCACTTGAAAAGTCCAGAGCAAAGTCAGCTTTAGAGGCACTTCAG GAGGAGAGGAAAAAGTTGCCCATTTATCCTTATCGGGACGAATTGCTCCAAGCCGTGCGTGATCATCAG GTGCTTGTAATTGTTGGAGAAACTGGTTCTGGAAAGACCACACAGATTCCCCAATATCTTCATGAGGCTGGCTACACAAAGCAAGGAATG ATTGCATGTACCCAACCACGGCGTGTTGCAGCTATGAGTGTTGCTGCTCGTGTTTCTCAAGAAATGGGTGTTAAGCTAGGACATGAG GTTGGTTACTCTATCCGGTTCGAGGACTGTACATCGGAGAAGACTATTCTGAAATATATGACTGATGGAATGTTGTTGAGGGAATTCCTTGGTGAACCTGATCTGGCAAGTTACAG TGTTGTCATGGTGGATGAGGCTCATGAAAGGACACTCTCAACTGATATTTTGTTTGGATTAGTAAAG GATATTTCTCGTTTCCGGCCTGATCTTAAGTTGCTGATATCTAGTGCTACACTAGATGCAGAGAAGTTCAGTGACTACTTTGATTCTGCTCCAATATTTAAAATTCCAGGGAGACGGTATCCTGTTGAAATAAACTTTACAAAAGCACCAGAAGCTGACTATTTAGATGCAGCTATTGTCACATCACTTCAAATCCATGTCACTCAACCTCCTGGTGATATCTTGGTGTTCCTTACTGGTCAAGAAGAAATTGAAACTGCTGAAGAAATCTTAAAGCATCGAACTAGAGGCTTGGGCACAAAAATTGCCGAGTTAATAATATGCCCTATATATGCCAACCTACCAACTGAGCTACAGGCTAAAATATTTGAACCCACACCTGAAGGGGCAAGAAAGGTTGTCCTTGCAACTAATATTGCTGAAACATCGTTGACAATTGATGGGATCAAGTATGTCATTGATCCAGGATTCTGTAAGATGAAAAGTTATAATCCAAGAACAGGAATGGAGTCCTTATTGGTAACACCCATCTCAAAAGCTTCAGCAATGCAAAGAGCTGGGCGTTCTGGAAGAACAGGACCTGGGATGTGCTTCCGATTGTATACTGCATATAACTTTCACAATGATCTAGATGATAACACTGTTCCAGAAATACAACGGACTAACCTGGCAAATGTAGTGTTGACTTTGAAAAGTCTTGGTATTCATGACTTGCTTCACTTTGACTTTATGGATCCTCCACCTGCAGAGGCATTATTGAAAGCCCTAGAGCTTCTGTTTGCATTAAGTGCACTAAATAAACTGGGTGAGTTAACAAAGGTTGGAAGACGGATGGCAGAGTTCCCAGTTGATCCTATGTTGTCAAAAATGATTGTAGCTTCAGAAAAGTACAAGTGTTCAGATGAGATCATTTCTATTGCTGCTATGCTTTCTGTTGGGAACTCGATTTTTTATCGTCCAAAGGATAAACAAGTCCATGCAGACAATGCAAGGATGAACTTTCACACTGGAAATGTTGGAGACCATATTGCATTGCTAAAG GTCTACAACTCATGGAAGGAGACCAACTATTCAACACAATGGTGCTATGAAAATTATATACAG GTAAGGAGTATGAAACGGGCTAGGGATGTCCGTGATCAACTCGCAGGTCTTCTAGAGCGGGTTGAGATTGAACTAACGTCAAATTCTAGCGATTTGGATGCCATCAAGAAATCCATAACATCTG GATTTTTCCCACATTCTGCACGACTGCAAAAGAATGGATCATATCGAACTGTTAAACATCCACAGACTGTTAACATACATCCTAGTTCGGGGCTGGCACAG gttcttccaagatgggttgtataTCATGAACTAGTGCTTACAACCAAAGAATATATGAGACAG GTCACTGAATTAAAGCCAGAGTGGTTGGTGGAGATAGCTCCTCACTATTACCAGCTCAAGGATGTTGAAGACG CTGGTTCCAAGAAAATGCCCCGTGGAGAAGGACGTGCACAATAG
- the LOC112785246 gene encoding pre-mRNA-splicing factor ATP-dependent RNA helicase DEAH1 isoform X1 — translation MGSDDSLKAWVSDKLMSLLGYSQPTVVQYMIGLSKQAASPADLAGKLVEFGISSSDTHAFADEIFSRVPRKSSGLNQYQKQEREAAMLVRKQRTYDILKADDDDDDYVGGEDKSSKATTSTSKKIDSRNKRFRKKTEYQDDEDDEVISRKEMERQVKRRTSPGEDTGSESEEERLKDQREKEELEQHLKERDAAGTRKLTEQKLTRREEEEAIRRSTAQEQDDIQALRKVSRQEYLKKREEKKLEELRDDIEDEQYLFEGVKLTEAEYRELRYKKEIYELVKKRSEEADNVNEYRMPEAYDQEGGVNQEKRFSVAMQRYRDTNAEEKMNPFAEQEAWEEHQIGKATLKYGSKNKKQAADDYQFVFEDQIDFIKASVMDGDNFDYEEMEDSLEKSRAKSALEALQEERKKLPIYPYRDELLQAVRDHQVLVIVGETGSGKTTQIPQYLHEAGYTKQGMIACTQPRRVAAMSVAARVSQEMGVKLGHEVGYSIRFEDCTSEKTILKYMTDGMLLREFLGEPDLASYSVVMVDEAHERTLSTDILFGLVKDISRFRPDLKLLISSATLDAEKFSDYFDSAPIFKIPGRRYPVEINFTKAPEADYLDAAIVTSLQIHVTQPPGDILVFLTGQEEIETAEEILKHRTRGLGTKIAELIICPIYANLPTELQAKIFEPTPEGARKVVLATNIAETSLTIDGIKYVIDPGFCKMKSYNPRTGMESLLVTPISKASAMQRAGRSGRTGPGMCFRLYTAYNFHNDLDDNTVPEIQRTNLANVVLTLKSLGIHDLLHFDFMDPPPAEALLKALELLFALSALNKLGELTKVGRRMAEFPVDPMLSKMIVASEKYKCSDEIISIAAMLSVGNSIFYRPKDKQVHADNARMNFHTGNVGDHIALLKVYNSWKETNYSTQWCYENYIQVRSMKRARDVRDQLAGLLERVEIELTSNSSDLDAIKKSITSGFFPHSARLQKNGSYRTVKHPQTVNIHPSSGLAQVLPRWVVYHELVLTTKEYMRQVTELKPEWLVEIAPHYYQLKDVEDAGSKKMPRGEGRAQ, via the exons ATGGGGAGTGATGACAGTCTGAAGGCATGGGTATCAGATAAGTTGATGTCACTGCTTGGATATTCTCAGCCCACAGTTGTACAGTACATGATTGGATTAT CCAAGCAGGCTGCTTCACCAGCAGATTTGGCGGGTAAACTAGTGGAGTTTGGGATCTCATCGTCAGATACTCATGCATTTGCTGATGAAATATTCTCTCGAGTTCCTCGTAAATCTTCTGGTTTAAAT CAATATCAGAAACAAGAGAGAGAAGCTGCAATGTTAGTAAGGAAGCAGAGGACTTATGACATTTTGAaggctgatgatgatgatgatgattatgttgGTGGTGAAGATAAATCTTCCAAAGCTACTACTTCAACGTCTAAAAAGATTGATAGCCGTAACAAACGTTTCAGGAAGAAAACTGAATAtcaagatgatgaagatgatgag GTAATTTCAAGAAAGGAAATGGAGAGACAAGTTAAGAGACGAACTTCTCCCGGTGAAGATACTGGATCAGAG TCAGAAGAAGAAAGATTAAAAGATCAAAGAGAGAAGGAGGAACTAGAGCAACATCTGAAAGAAAGAGATGCAGCAGGGACCCGGAAG TTGACTGAACAAAAATTGACAAGAAGGGAAGAAG AAGAGGCAATTCGAAGATCTACTGCACAAGAGCAGGATGATATTCAAGCTTTGAG AAAGGTTTCAAGGCAAGAATACTTGAAGAAAAGGGAGGAGAAGAAGTTAGAAGAACTGAG AGATGATATAGAAGATGAACAATATTTGTTTGAGGGCGTGAAGCTTACCGAAGCAGAATATCGTGAGCTTAG ATACAAGAAAGAAATATATGAACTTGTAAAGAAACGGTCAGAGGAGGCTGACAATGTCAATGAG TATAGGATGCCAGAAGCTTATGATCAGGAAGGTGGTGTTAATCAGGAGAAGAGATTTTCTGTGGCTATGCAACGTTACAG GGATACAAATGCTGAGGAGAAAATGAACCCATTTGCTGAACAAGAGGCATGGGAGGAACACCAAATCG GAAAGGCAACGCTAAAGTAtggttcaaaaaataaaaaacaagccGCCGATGACTATCA GTTTGTTTTCGAGGACCAGATTGATTTTATCAAGGCATCAGTGATGGATGGAGATAAT TTTGATTATGAAGAAATGGAAGATTCACTTGAAAAGTCCAGAGCAAAGTCAGCTTTAGAGGCACTTCAG GAGGAGAGGAAAAAGTTGCCCATTTATCCTTATCGGGACGAATTGCTCCAAGCCGTGCGTGATCATCAG GTGCTTGTAATTGTTGGAGAAACTGGTTCTGGAAAGACCACACAGATTCCCCAATATCTTCATGAGGCTGGCTACACAAAGCAAGGAATG ATTGCATGTACCCAACCACGGCGTGTTGCAGCTATGAGTGTTGCTGCTCGTGTTTCTCAAGAAATGGGTGTTAAGCTAGGACATGAG GTTGGTTACTCTATCCGGTTCGAGGACTGTACATCGGAGAAGACTATTCTGAAATATATGACTGATGGAATGTTGTTGAGGGAATTCCTTGGTGAACCTGATCTGGCAAGTTACAG TGTTGTCATGGTGGATGAGGCTCATGAAAGGACACTCTCAACTGATATTTTGTTTGGATTAGTAAAG GATATTTCTCGTTTCCGGCCTGATCTTAAGTTGCTGATATCTAGTGCTACACTAGATGCAGAGAAGTTCAGTGACTACTTTGATTCTGCTCCAATATTTAAAATTCCAGGGAGACGGTATCCTGTTGAAATAAACTTTACAAAAGCACCAGAAGCTGACTATTTAGATGCAGCTATTGTCACATCACTTCAAATCCATGTCACTCAACCTCCTGGTGATATCTTGGTGTTCCTTACTGGTCAAGAAGAAATTGAAACTGCTGAAGAAATCTTAAAGCATCGAACTAGAGGCTTGGGCACAAAAATTGCCGAGTTAATAATATGCCCTATATATGCCAACCTACCAACTGAGCTACAGGCTAAAATATTTGAACCCACACCTGAAGGGGCAAGAAAGGTTGTCCTTGCAACTAATATTGCTGAAACATCGTTGACAATTGATGGGATCAAGTATGTCATTGATCCAGGATTCTGTAAGATGAAAAGTTATAATCCAAGAACAGGAATGGAGTCCTTATTGGTAACACCCATCTCAAAAGCTTCAGCAATGCAAAGAGCTGGGCGTTCTGGAAGAACAGGACCTGGGATGTGCTTCCGATTGTATACTGCATATAACTTTCACAATGATCTAGATGATAACACTGTTCCAGAAATACAACGGACTAACCTGGCAAATGTAGTGTTGACTTTGAAAAGTCTTGGTATTCATGACTTGCTTCACTTTGACTTTATGGATCCTCCACCTGCAGAGGCATTATTGAAAGCCCTAGAGCTTCTGTTTGCATTAAGTGCACTAAATAAACTGGGTGAGTTAACAAAGGTTGGAAGACGGATGGCAGAGTTCCCAGTTGATCCTATGTTGTCAAAAATGATTGTAGCTTCAGAAAAGTACAAGTGTTCAGATGAGATCATTTCTATTGCTGCTATGCTTTCTGTTGGGAACTCGATTTTTTATCGTCCAAAGGATAAACAAGTCCATGCAGACAATGCAAGGATGAACTTTCACACTGGAAATGTTGGAGACCATATTGCATTGCTAAAG GTCTACAACTCATGGAAGGAGACCAACTATTCAACACAATGGTGCTATGAAAATTATATACAG GTAAGGAGTATGAAACGGGCTAGGGATGTCCGTGATCAACTCGCAGGTCTTCTAGAGCGGGTTGAGATTGAACTAACGTCAAATTCTAGCGATTTGGATGCCATCAAGAAATCCATAACATCTG GATTTTTCCCACATTCTGCACGACTGCAAAAGAATGGATCATATCGAACTGTTAAACATCCACAGACTGTTAACATACATCCTAGTTCGGGGCTGGCACAG gttcttccaagatgggttgtataTCATGAACTAGTGCTTACAACCAAAGAATATATGAGACAG GTCACTGAATTAAAGCCAGAGTGGTTGGTGGAGATAGCTCCTCACTATTACCAGCTCAAGGATGTTGAAGACG CTGGTTCCAAGAAAATGCCCCGTGGAGAAGGACGTGCACAATAG